A stretch of Amycolatopsis balhimycina FH 1894 DNA encodes these proteins:
- a CDS encoding glycosyl hydrolase family 95 catalytic domain-containing protein has product MPDLTRRQAMRLGAAGVGAALVPTAWTATARAGSAAPADVRAVNDLALWYDKPAGTEWLRALPIGNGRLGAMVFGNTDTERLQLNEDTVWAGGPHDYSNAQGAGALAQIRQLVFGNQWTQAQSLIDQKMLGTPAAQQPYQPVGTLSLALSGGSGASSYQRWLDLTTATTVVTYVANNVRYRREVFASAADQVIVVRLTAETPGSISFSASLATPQRATASSPGASTIGLDGVSADSRGIAGSVRFLALADAVAEGGTTSSSGGTLRVSGANAVTLLISVGTSYVDYRTVNGDYQGIARTRLSAARALPYDSLRGRHVADYQKLFGRTTLDLGRTAAADQPTDVRIAQHNTADDPQFSALLFQFGRYLLISSSRPGTQPANLQGIWNDQMNPSWESKYTLNANLPMNYWPADVTNLAECHEPVFGMIADLAVTGARTAQVEYGARGWVTHHNTDAWRGSSIVDFAQAGMWQTGGAWLATMIWDHYRFTGDVEFLRSRYPLLKGAAQFFLDTLVTEPSLGYLVTNPANSPELNHHANASVCAGPTMDMQILRDLFDGCAGACQVLGVDAAFTDQVKAARQRLAPMKVGSRGNIQEWLYDWVETEQNHRHISHLYGLYPSNQISKRGTPPLFTAARRTLELRGDDGTGWSLAWKINYWARMEEGGKAHDLLRLLVRTDRLAPNMFDLHPPFQIDGNFGATSGIAEMLLHSHNGELHVLPALPPSWPAGSVAGLRGRGGYTVGAAWSAGSATQLTITPDRDGDIKVRSRMFTADYAVLDTTSGAAVQPVSVEPDLVRFAGQAGHTYRATSVGGLPPVVQPGVNYRLVAQHSGKQADISGGSTSAGAALIQWAATSGLNQQFDFLVSDGGFHRIRSRSSGLVLQVASTSTGADITQQPDTGAPAQQWQVTDQGGGVVSLVNRASGLAMDVWGASTADGARISQWTVTGAANQRFQLQRV; this is encoded by the coding sequence ATGCCGGATCTGACGCGCAGGCAGGCGATGCGGCTCGGTGCCGCGGGCGTGGGCGCCGCGCTGGTGCCCACGGCGTGGACGGCGACCGCACGGGCCGGGTCGGCCGCGCCCGCGGACGTCCGCGCGGTGAACGACCTGGCGCTGTGGTACGACAAGCCGGCGGGCACGGAGTGGCTGCGCGCGTTGCCGATCGGCAACGGCAGGCTGGGCGCCATGGTGTTCGGCAACACCGACACCGAACGCCTGCAGCTCAACGAGGACACGGTCTGGGCGGGCGGCCCGCACGACTACAGCAACGCCCAGGGCGCGGGGGCGCTCGCGCAGATCCGGCAGCTGGTGTTCGGGAACCAGTGGACGCAGGCGCAGTCGCTCATCGACCAGAAGATGCTCGGGACCCCCGCCGCCCAGCAGCCGTACCAGCCCGTCGGCACCCTCAGCCTCGCCCTTTCCGGCGGGAGCGGGGCGTCTTCGTACCAGCGGTGGCTCGATCTCACCACGGCCACGACGGTCGTGACCTACGTCGCGAACAACGTGCGCTACCGGCGGGAAGTGTTCGCCAGCGCGGCGGACCAGGTGATCGTCGTGCGCCTGACGGCCGAGACGCCGGGCTCGATCTCGTTCTCGGCGTCGCTGGCCACCCCGCAGCGGGCGACGGCGTCCAGCCCCGGCGCCTCGACGATCGGCCTGGACGGAGTTTCCGCGGACAGCCGCGGGATCGCCGGTTCGGTCCGGTTCCTCGCGCTGGCCGACGCCGTCGCCGAGGGCGGGACCACCAGCAGTTCCGGTGGCACGCTGCGGGTGTCCGGTGCCAACGCCGTCACCCTGCTGATCTCGGTCGGCACCAGCTACGTCGACTACCGCACGGTGAACGGGGACTACCAGGGCATCGCCCGCACCCGGCTGAGTGCCGCCCGGGCTCTCCCCTACGACTCCCTGCGCGGCCGTCACGTGGCCGACTACCAGAAGCTGTTCGGGCGCACCACCCTCGACCTCGGCCGCACCGCGGCGGCCGACCAGCCGACCGACGTCCGGATCGCGCAGCACAACACCGCCGACGACCCGCAGTTCTCCGCCCTGCTCTTCCAGTTCGGCCGCTACCTGCTGATCTCCTCGTCGCGGCCGGGCACCCAGCCGGCCAACCTGCAGGGCATCTGGAACGACCAGATGAACCCGTCGTGGGAGTCGAAGTACACGCTCAACGCCAACCTGCCGATGAACTACTGGCCGGCCGACGTGACCAACCTCGCCGAGTGCCACGAGCCGGTGTTCGGCATGATCGCCGACCTCGCGGTCACCGGCGCCCGCACCGCGCAGGTCGAATACGGCGCTCGCGGCTGGGTCACCCACCACAACACCGACGCGTGGCGCGGATCCTCCATTGTGGACTTCGCGCAGGCCGGCATGTGGCAGACCGGCGGGGCCTGGCTCGCCACCATGATCTGGGACCACTACCGGTTCACCGGCGACGTCGAATTCCTGCGCTCCCGTTATCCGTTGCTGAAGGGTGCCGCCCAGTTCTTCCTCGACACCCTGGTGACCGAACCGTCGCTGGGCTACCTCGTGACGAACCCGGCCAACTCGCCGGAACTGAACCACCACGCGAACGCGTCCGTGTGCGCGGGACCCACGATGGACATGCAGATCCTGCGCGACCTGTTCGACGGCTGCGCGGGCGCGTGCCAGGTGCTGGGCGTGGACGCCGCCTTCACCGACCAGGTCAAGGCGGCCCGGCAGCGGCTGGCGCCGATGAAGGTCGGCTCGCGCGGGAACATCCAGGAATGGCTCTACGACTGGGTCGAGACCGAGCAGAACCACCGGCACATCTCGCACCTGTACGGCCTGTACCCGAGCAACCAGATCAGCAAGCGCGGCACGCCCCCGCTGTTCACCGCGGCCCGCCGGACGCTCGAGCTGCGCGGCGACGACGGTACCGGCTGGTCGCTGGCCTGGAAGATCAACTACTGGGCGCGCATGGAGGAGGGTGGCAAGGCGCACGACCTGCTCCGGCTCCTCGTGCGGACGGACCGGCTGGCGCCCAACATGTTCGACCTGCACCCGCCGTTCCAGATCGACGGCAACTTCGGCGCGACGTCCGGCATCGCCGAGATGCTGCTGCACAGCCACAACGGCGAGCTGCACGTGCTGCCGGCATTGCCCCCTTCCTGGCCGGCCGGGAGCGTCGCGGGCCTGCGCGGGCGCGGCGGTTACACGGTCGGCGCGGCCTGGAGCGCCGGCTCGGCGACGCAGCTGACCATCACGCCCGACCGTGACGGCGACATCAAGGTGCGCAGCCGGATGTTCACCGCGGACTACGCGGTGCTCGACACGACGAGCGGCGCGGCTGTCCAGCCGGTGTCCGTCGAGCCCGACCTGGTCCGCTTCGCGGGCCAGGCAGGCCACACCTACCGCGCCACTTCCGTCGGCGGGCTGCCGCCGGTGGTGCAACCGGGGGTGAACTACCGGCTCGTCGCCCAGCACAGCGGCAAGCAGGCCGACATCAGCGGCGGCTCGACGAGTGCCGGGGCAGCCCTGATCCAGTGGGCGGCCACCAGCGGGCTCAACCAGCAGTTCGACTTCCTCGTCTCCGACGGCGGCTTCCACCGCATCCGGTCCCGCAGCAGCGGCCTGGTCCTGCAGGTGGCGTCGACGAGCACCGGCGCCGACATCACCCAGCAACCCGACACCGGCGCGCCGGCCCAGCAGTGGCAGGTGACCGACCAGGGCGGCGGCGTGGTGAGCCTGGTCAACCGGGCGAGCGGCCTCGCCATGGACGTCTGGGGCGCCTCGACCGCCGACGGCGCCCGCATCTCGCAGTGGACGGTGACCGGCGCGGCGAACCAGCGTTTCCAGCTTCAGCGCGTGTGA